From one Cyanobacterium stanieri PCC 7202 genomic stretch:
- a CDS encoding cytochrome bd plastoquinol oxidase subunit 1 apoprotein (PFAM: Bacterial Cytochrome Ubiquinol Oxidase~COGs: COG1271 Cytochrome bd-type quinol oxidase subunit 1~InterPro IPR002585~KEGG: ana:all4024 cytochrome d ubiquinol oxidase chain I~PFAM: cytochrome bd ubiquinol oxidase subunit I~SPTR: Bacterial Cytochrome Ubiquinol Oxidase superfamily), with amino-acid sequence MDFISDTLILSRMQFAFTAIFHMLWPVLTTGMAIYLVIVEGLWLKTKNPDYYYHARFWAKLYVLNFGIGVASGSPMAFQFGTNWAPFSESVGDFFGSILGFEATMAFMLEAGFLGIMLFGWERVNPVIHYIATILVAFGANLSTFWILTANSWMQTPAGGEFVEGKFVVSNYFEGMLNPFMIKSVSHMFLATLETSLFVIGGISAWYLLKKRHQAFFTRSLKIVLVVAIAITPLQVYVGHLSAEQVYHYQPTKLAAMEALWDTIPAGEKADWSLLAAPNNKIESNNWEIKVPNALSYILEFKPRLSEPVLGLKEWQPEDRPSMVGLVYYAFRLMSGIAFVFVGIMVVSIIQWLRGKFTAESLTEQKLLMWAWIFSAPMGYLAVESGWIVRCVGRQPWVVYGQIRTADAVSNLPAGNVLTSLIIFLAIYTLLFFSALYFGSRIIRKGPNFDLPLPNATEVETPLDVNPAKHIPNSRPIN; translated from the coding sequence ATGGACTTTATTTCAGATACATTAATTTTATCAAGGATGCAATTTGCATTCACTGCAATATTTCATATGCTATGGCCAGTATTAACCACAGGCATGGCAATTTATTTGGTAATTGTTGAGGGATTATGGCTAAAAACTAAAAATCCAGACTATTATTATCATGCTCGTTTTTGGGCAAAATTGTATGTGTTAAACTTCGGTATTGGCGTTGCTTCTGGCTCTCCCATGGCTTTTCAGTTTGGGACTAACTGGGCGCCTTTTTCGGAGTCAGTAGGAGATTTTTTCGGTAGTATTCTCGGTTTTGAGGCAACCATGGCATTTATGCTAGAGGCTGGTTTTTTAGGTATTATGTTATTTGGTTGGGAGAGGGTAAACCCTGTCATCCACTACATTGCTACGATTTTGGTGGCATTTGGGGCAAACCTTTCCACTTTCTGGATTTTAACCGCTAATTCTTGGATGCAAACCCCCGCAGGAGGAGAATTTGTGGAGGGGAAATTTGTGGTAAGCAATTATTTTGAGGGAATGTTAAATCCTTTCATGATCAAAAGTGTTTCCCATATGTTTTTAGCTACCCTCGAAACTTCTTTGTTTGTCATTGGCGGTATTAGTGCTTGGTATTTGCTCAAAAAACGTCATCAGGCTTTTTTCACTCGCTCTCTCAAAATTGTGTTGGTCGTTGCGATCGCCATTACCCCTTTACAAGTCTATGTAGGGCATCTAAGCGCCGAACAGGTATACCACTACCAACCCACGAAGTTAGCAGCCATGGAAGCGTTGTGGGATACCATTCCCGCAGGAGAGAAAGCTGATTGGAGTCTGTTGGCAGCGCCCAACAATAAAATAGAGAGTAACAATTGGGAAATTAAAGTACCAAACGCCCTAAGCTATATCCTAGAGTTTAAACCTCGTTTAAGTGAGCCTGTATTAGGTTTAAAAGAATGGCAACCAGAAGATCGTCCCTCCATGGTAGGTTTGGTATATTATGCCTTTCGCCTCATGAGTGGCATTGCTTTCGTGTTTGTGGGCATCATGGTAGTATCTATCATTCAATGGCTAAGGGGTAAATTTACCGCCGAAAGTTTAACGGAACAAAAATTATTAATGTGGGCTTGGATATTCAGCGCCCCTATGGGTTATCTGGCGGTAGAATCTGGTTGGATAGTGCGCTGTGTGGGTAGACAACCTTGGGTTGTATATGGACAAATTCGCACGGCAGATGCAGTGTCCAATCTACCTGCGGGAAATGTCTTAACTTCCTTGATTATCTTTTTGGCTATTTATACTTTGCTTTTCTTTTCTGCCCTTTATTTTGGCAGTCGTATCATCCGCAAAGGACCCAATTTTGATTTACCTTTACCCAATGCGACGGAGGTAGAAACCCCTTTGGATGTCAATCCTGCTAAACATATTCCCAATAGTCGCCCCATTAATTAG
- a CDS encoding protein of unknown function DUF785 (PFAM: Protein of unknown function (DUF785)~COGs: COG4067 conserved hypothetical protein~InterPro IPR008503~KEGG: cyc:PCC7424_0613 protein of unknown function DUF785~PFAM: protein of unknown function DUF785~SPTR: Putative uncharacterized protein), whose translation MSIKKNQSLPLIGWREYLALPQLEVKKIKAKIDTGAKTSALHAFNVKVVEKENQKIVEFEVHPIQKDNKTSILTTAPLLEYRTVKNSGGVAETRPVIETKIILGDISWAIALTLTNRDSMGFRMLLGRDAVKNRFLVDTGHSFLFSSTKHN comes from the coding sequence ATGAGTATCAAAAAAAATCAATCATTGCCATTAATTGGTTGGCGAGAATATTTAGCTTTGCCTCAATTGGAGGTTAAAAAAATTAAGGCAAAAATTGATACGGGTGCCAAAACTTCTGCCCTTCATGCTTTCAATGTCAAAGTTGTGGAAAAGGAAAACCAAAAAATAGTCGAGTTTGAAGTCCATCCCATTCAAAAAGATAATAAAACCTCTATTTTGACTACTGCACCATTATTGGAATATCGCACTGTTAAAAATTCGGGAGGGGTTGCTGAAACTCGACCAGTTATTGAGACTAAGATTATTTTAGGTGATATTTCATGGGCGATCGCCCTTACCCTGACAAATCGAGACTCCATGGGCTTTAGAATGTTATTGGGTAGAGATGCCGTCAAAAATCGCTTTTTAGTGGATACAGGTCATTCTTTCCTTTTTAGTTCTACTAAACACAATTAA
- a CDS encoding Cof-like hydrolase (PFAM: haloacid dehalogenase-like hydrolase~TIGRFAM: Cof subfamily of IIB subfamily of haloacid dehalogenase superfamily; HAD-superfamily hydrolase, subfamily IIB~COGs: COG0561 hydrolase of the HAD superfamily~InterPro IPR000150:IPR006379:IPR013200~KEGG: syp:SYNPCC7002_A1158 haloacid dehalogenase-like hydrolase, putative~PFAM: Haloacid dehalogenase domain protein hydrolase type 3~SPTR: Haloacid dehalogenase-like hydrolase, putative;~TIGRFAM: Cof-like hydrolase; HAD-superfamily hydrolase, subfamily IIB), producing MENIKLLFLDIDGTIAGESNRVNPEVIEAIKKVQARGVKVGLATGRMYCSAYRFHQEIGADLPIISYNGAWIQNPFNGEMISHRPLEHTIALELVNYLRSHDVEIHIYFNDQLYVDKVTEKTDSYIERSGITVNVVDNLSNLLSQSPTKLLALSPDSGLIRSLLDDLKQRYHRHNLYLTQSNPIYLEATSANVHKGDALKYVTEKILGLSASQVMAIGDNFNDYTMIEYAQIGVAMGDAPEQLKAIATYTTDNVENNGVAKIISQLEI from the coding sequence ATGGAAAACATTAAACTACTATTTTTAGACATTGACGGCACCATCGCAGGGGAATCGAATCGAGTAAACCCTGAAGTAATAGAAGCCATCAAAAAAGTTCAAGCTAGGGGAGTAAAAGTTGGACTCGCCACGGGGAGAATGTACTGTTCGGCTTATCGTTTTCATCAAGAAATTGGGGCGGATTTACCCATCATCTCCTATAACGGGGCATGGATTCAAAACCCATTTAATGGGGAAATGATTTCCCATCGTCCCCTCGAGCATACCATTGCTTTGGAATTGGTAAATTATTTGCGATCGCACGATGTCGAAATTCACATTTATTTCAATGATCAATTATATGTAGATAAAGTAACCGAAAAAACAGACTCTTACATTGAAAGATCAGGCATTACCGTTAATGTAGTAGATAATTTGAGTAATTTATTAAGTCAATCCCCCACCAAACTATTGGCTTTGAGTCCTGATTCTGGATTGATTAGGTCATTATTAGACGACTTAAAGCAACGTTATCACCGTCATAATCTTTATCTAACCCAGTCTAATCCCATTTACCTCGAAGCCACCTCCGCCAATGTTCATAAAGGGGATGCCCTTAAGTATGTAACGGAAAAAATCCTCGGTTTATCAGCTTCTCAAGTAATGGCGATCGGAGATAATTTTAACGATTATACCATGATTGAATATGCTCAAATTGGTGTCGCCATGGGTGATGCCCCCGAACAATTAAAGGCGATCGCCACTTATACCACCGATAACGTAGAAAATAATGGAGTAGCAAAAATTATTTCTCAACTCGAAATTTAG
- a CDS encoding photosystem I core protein PsaA (PFAM: Photosystem I psaA/psaB protein~TIGRFAM: photosystem I core protein PsaA~InterPro IPR006243:IPR001280:IPR020586~KEGG: cyt:cce_0989 photosystem I P700 chlorophyll a apoprotein A1~PFAM: photosystem I psaA and psaB~SPTR: Photosystem I P700 chlorophyll a apoprotein A1;~TIGRFAM: photosystem I core protein PsaA): MTVTPQKEAKAKVVVDKDPVPTSFEKWGKPGHFDRTLARGPKTTTWIWNLHADAHDFDTQTSDLEDISRKIFSAHFGHLAVVFVWLSGMYFHGARFSNYEAWLSDPINIKPSAQQVWSIVGQDILNADVGGGFHGIQITSGFFQLWRASGFTNSYQLYVTAIGGLVMAGLMLFAGWFHYHKAAPKLEWFQNVESMMNHHLAGLLGLGSLGWAGHQIHVSLPINKLLDAGVAPADIPLPHEFILDSSKMVELYPSFAEGLKPFFTLNWGVYADFLTFKGGLNPVTGGLWLSDTAHHHLAIAVLFIIAGHMYRTNWGIGHSMKEILEGHKGPFTGEGHKGLYEILTTSWHAQLAINLALLGSLTIIVAQHMYAMPPYPYLATDYGTQLSIFTHHMWIGGFLIVGAGAHASIFMVRDYDPAKNVNNLLDRVLRHRDAIISHLNWVCIFLGFHSFGLYIHNDTMRALGRPQDMFSDSAIQLQPVFAQWIQNLHSVAPGGTAPFASGPASYAFGGDVVAVGGKVAMMPIALGTADFMVHHIHAFTIHVTVLILLKGVLYARSSRLIPDKAELGFRFPCDGPGRGGTCQVSGWDHVFLGLFWMYNSLSIVIFHFSWKMQSDVWGSVAPDGTVSHITGGNFAQSAITINGWLRDFLWAQAANVINSYGSALSAYGIMFLAGHFIFAFSLMFLFSGRGYWQELIESIVWAHNKLNLAPAIQPRALSIVQGRAVGVAHYLLGGIVTTWAFFLCRILAVG, from the coding sequence ATGACAGTAACCCCTCAAAAAGAGGCAAAAGCTAAAGTAGTCGTCGACAAAGATCCAGTACCCACTTCTTTCGAGAAATGGGGTAAACCGGGACACTTTGATCGTACTTTAGCTAGAGGACCCAAAACCACCACTTGGATTTGGAATCTTCATGCCGATGCACACGATTTCGACACTCAGACCAGTGACCTTGAAGATATTTCTCGTAAAATCTTCAGTGCCCACTTCGGTCATTTAGCAGTAGTATTTGTATGGTTAAGTGGGATGTATTTCCACGGGGCCCGCTTCTCTAACTATGAAGCATGGCTATCCGATCCCATTAACATTAAACCCAGCGCCCAACAAGTTTGGTCCATTGTAGGACAAGACATCCTCAATGCCGACGTTGGCGGTGGTTTCCATGGTATTCAAATCACATCTGGCTTCTTCCAATTATGGAGAGCCTCTGGTTTTACCAATAGCTATCAGCTCTATGTAACCGCCATTGGTGGTTTAGTCATGGCTGGTTTAATGCTCTTTGCTGGTTGGTTCCACTACCACAAAGCAGCCCCTAAACTAGAATGGTTCCAAAATGTGGAATCCATGATGAACCACCACCTCGCAGGTTTACTAGGGTTAGGCTCTTTGGGTTGGGCAGGTCACCAAATCCACGTATCTTTACCTATCAACAAGTTATTGGATGCTGGTGTTGCCCCTGCGGATATTCCCTTACCCCATGAGTTCATTCTCGATTCCAGTAAAATGGTTGAGTTGTATCCCAGTTTTGCCGAAGGTTTAAAACCATTCTTTACCTTAAATTGGGGCGTTTACGCTGACTTTTTAACCTTTAAAGGTGGATTAAACCCTGTAACTGGTGGTCTTTGGTTATCCGATACCGCTCACCATCACTTGGCGATCGCAGTTCTCTTCATTATTGCTGGTCACATGTACCGCACTAATTGGGGTATCGGTCACAGCATGAAAGAAATTTTAGAAGGTCACAAAGGGCCATTCACTGGTGAAGGTCACAAAGGACTTTATGAAATTTTAACCACTTCATGGCACGCCCAATTAGCCATTAACTTAGCATTACTAGGTTCTTTAACCATCATCGTGGCGCAACACATGTACGCCATGCCTCCTTACCCCTACTTAGCTACCGATTACGGTACTCAGTTGTCCATCTTTACTCACCACATGTGGATTGGTGGATTCTTGATTGTAGGTGCTGGAGCTCACGCTTCCATCTTCATGGTTCGTGATTATGATCCTGCTAAAAATGTTAACAATCTCTTAGACAGAGTATTACGTCATAGAGACGCTATTATCTCTCACCTCAACTGGGTATGTATTTTCCTCGGCTTCCATAGCTTCGGTTTATACATTCACAACGATACCATGAGAGCTTTAGGTCGTCCTCAAGACATGTTCTCTGACAGCGCAATTCAGTTACAACCTGTATTCGCTCAGTGGATTCAAAACCTCCATTCCGTAGCCCCCGGTGGCACCGCTCCTTTCGCTTCTGGCCCTGCTAGTTATGCTTTTGGTGGCGATGTTGTGGCTGTGGGTGGCAAAGTGGCTATGATGCCCATTGCTTTGGGTACCGCTGATTTCATGGTTCACCATATCCATGCTTTCACCATTCACGTTACCGTATTAATCCTTCTCAAAGGTGTACTTTATGCCCGTAGCTCCAGACTTATCCCCGATAAAGCTGAGCTTGGCTTCCGTTTCCCCTGTGATGGACCCGGTCGTGGTGGTACTTGTCAAGTATCTGGATGGGATCATGTGTTCTTAGGTCTATTCTGGATGTACAACTCCCTATCTATTGTTATCTTCCACTTCAGCTGGAAAATGCAGTCTGATGTATGGGGTAGTGTGGCTCCCGATGGTACCGTATCTCACATCACTGGTGGTAACTTTGCCCAAAGTGCCATCACCATCAACGGTTGGTTAAGAGACTTCTTATGGGCGCAAGCCGCTAACGTAATTAACTCTTACGGTTCCGCTCTATCTGCTTACGGAATTATGTTCCTTGCAGGTCACTTCATCTTCGCCTTCAGCTTAATGTTCCTATTCAGTGGACGTGGCTACTGGCAAGAATTAATTGAATCCATTGTATGGGCTCATAACAAACTAAATTTAGCCCCTGCAATTCAACCCCGTGCTTTGAGCATCGTTCAAGGTCGTGCGGTTGGGGTAGCACACTATCTCTTAGGAGGTATCGTAACTACCTGGGCATTCTTCCTCTGTCGAATTCTCGCCGTTGGTTAA
- a CDS encoding photosystem I core protein PsaB (PFAM: Photosystem I psaA/psaB protein~TIGRFAM: photosystem I core protein PsaB~InterPro IPR006244:IPR001280:IPR020586~KEGG: cyh:Cyan8802_4143 photosystem I core protein PsaB~PFAM: photosystem I psaA and psaB~SPTR: Photosystem I P700 chlorophyll a apoprotein A2;~TIGRFAM: photosystem I core protein PsaB), translating to MATKFPKFSQDLAQDPTTRRIWYGIATAHDFETHDGMTEENLYQKIFASHFGHLAIIFLWTSGTVFHVAWQGNFEQWIKDPLNVRPIAHAIWDPHFGQGAIDAFSQAGSSSPVNVAYSGVYHWFYTIGMTTNQDLYSGAVGLLILSAVFLFAGWLHLQPKFRPSLSWFKNAESRLNHHLAGLFGVSSLAWTGHLVHVAIPESRGIHVGWDNFLSVKPHPAGLAPFFTGNWGVYAQNPDTANHAFGTANGAGTAILTFLGGFHPQTESLWLTDIAHHHLAIAVIFIIAGHMYRTNWGIGHSIKDILAAHNPPSGRLGAGHRGLYDTVNNSLHFQLGLALACLGVVTSLVAQHMYSLPSYAFIAKDYTTQAALYTHHQYIAGFLMVGAFAHGAIFFVRDYDPEANKDNVLARMLEHKEAIISHLSWVSLFLGFHTLGLYVHNDVVVAFGTPEKQILIEPVFAQFVQAASGKALYGFDTLLSNPDSLAYTAYPNYGNVWLPGWLDAVNNGTNSLFLSIGPGDFLVHHAIALGLHTTTLILVKGALDARGSKLMPDKKDFGYSFPCDGPGRGGTCDISAWDAFYLAMFWMLNTLGWLTFYWHWKHLGVWTGNVAQFNENSTYLMGWFRDYLWANSAQLINGYNPYGVNNLSVWAWMFLFGHLVWATGFMFLISWRGYWQELIETIVWAHERTPLANLVRWKDKPVALSIVQARLVGLAHFTVGYILTYAAFLIASTAGKFG from the coding sequence ATGGCAACTAAATTTCCCAAATTTAGCCAAGATTTAGCCCAAGATCCAACTACACGGCGGATATGGTACGGAATAGCTACCGCTCATGACTTTGAAACTCATGACGGTATGACCGAAGAGAATCTCTATCAAAAGATTTTTGCTTCTCATTTCGGTCATTTGGCGATTATCTTTCTCTGGACTTCCGGAACCGTATTCCATGTAGCATGGCAAGGCAATTTTGAGCAGTGGATCAAAGATCCTTTAAACGTACGTCCCATCGCCCATGCGATTTGGGATCCTCATTTCGGTCAAGGTGCGATCGATGCTTTCTCTCAAGCTGGTTCATCTAGTCCCGTAAACGTCGCTTACTCTGGTGTTTACCACTGGTTCTATACCATCGGTATGACCACAAACCAAGACTTGTACAGCGGTGCAGTAGGTCTTTTAATCCTCTCTGCTGTGTTCTTGTTTGCTGGTTGGTTGCACTTACAACCTAAGTTCCGTCCTAGCCTCTCTTGGTTTAAAAATGCTGAGTCTCGCCTAAACCACCACTTAGCTGGTTTATTCGGTGTGAGTTCTTTAGCATGGACTGGTCACTTGGTTCACGTCGCCATTCCTGAGTCCCGTGGTATCCATGTAGGTTGGGATAACTTCTTGAGTGTAAAACCTCACCCTGCTGGGTTAGCTCCTTTCTTTACTGGAAATTGGGGTGTTTATGCTCAAAACCCTGACACTGCTAACCATGCCTTCGGAACTGCTAACGGTGCCGGAACTGCAATCCTAACTTTCTTAGGTGGTTTCCATCCTCAAACCGAGTCTTTATGGTTGACTGACATTGCACACCATCACTTGGCGATCGCAGTTATCTTCATTATTGCTGGTCACATGTACCGCACTAACTGGGGAATCGGTCACAGCATCAAAGACATCTTAGCGGCTCACAATCCTCCTTCTGGAAGATTAGGTGCAGGACATAGAGGTTTATATGACACCGTCAACAACTCTTTACACTTCCAGTTAGGTTTAGCCCTAGCTTGTTTAGGGGTTGTGACTTCCTTGGTGGCTCAACATATGTACTCTCTACCCTCCTATGCTTTCATCGCTAAGGACTACACCACCCAAGCGGCTCTTTACACCCACCACCAGTACATCGCTGGATTCTTAATGGTTGGTGCTTTTGCCCACGGTGCAATCTTCTTTGTACGTGACTACGATCCCGAAGCTAACAAAGATAACGTTTTAGCTCGTATGCTAGAACACAAAGAGGCAATTATTTCCCACCTCAGCTGGGTATCCCTCTTCTTAGGTTTCCACACCCTCGGACTTTATGTTCATAACGATGTTGTGGTTGCTTTCGGTACTCCCGAAAAACAAATCTTGATTGAACCTGTGTTCGCTCAGTTCGTTCAAGCAGCTTCTGGTAAAGCGTTGTATGGTTTTGATACTTTGTTATCTAATCCTGATAGCCTTGCTTATACTGCTTATCCTAACTATGGTAATGTCTGGTTACCTGGTTGGTTAGATGCTGTTAACAACGGTACTAACTCCTTATTCCTCAGCATTGGTCCTGGTGACTTCTTAGTACACCATGCGATCGCCCTTGGTTTACATACCACCACCTTAATTTTGGTGAAAGGTGCTTTAGATGCTCGTGGTTCTAAATTAATGCCCGACAAAAAAGACTTCGGTTATTCCTTCCCTTGTGATGGTCCTGGTCGTGGCGGTACTTGTGACATCTCCGCATGGGATGCCTTCTACCTCGCTATGTTCTGGATGTTAAACACCCTTGGATGGTTAACCTTCTACTGGCATTGGAAACACCTCGGTGTATGGACTGGTAACGTTGCCCAGTTCAACGAAAACTCTACCTACCTCATGGGTTGGTTCAGAGATTATCTATGGGCGAACTCCGCTCAGTTAATCAACGGTTATAACCCCTATGGTGTTAATAACCTCTCCGTCTGGGCTTGGATGTTCTTATTCGGACACCTCGTTTGGGCAACTGGTTTCATGTTCCTCATCTCTTGGCGTGGATACTGGCAAGAGTTGATCGAAACCATCGTATGGGCGCACGAGCGCACTCCTCTAGCTAACTTAGTTCGCTGGAAAGACAAGCCCGTTGCATTGTCCATCGTACAAGCTCGTTTGGTTGGTTTAGCTCACTTCACCGTTGGCTATATCCTGACCTACGCAGCATTCTTAATTGCTTCTACGGCTGGTAAGTTCGGTTAA